From the genome of Nicotiana sylvestris chromosome 2, ASM39365v2, whole genome shotgun sequence, one region includes:
- the LOC138885288 gene encoding uncharacterized protein, translated as MEKCTRDYLPEDTLSFNDEDAKGIEQPHNDALVISILMNKIQFNRVLVDPGILENIIRSRVVEQLGLQDQIMPAARVLNGFNMASETNKGEIILPVNVVETIQEMKFHVIEGDMRYNSLIGRSWIHNMRAVPSTLHQA; from the coding sequence ATGGAGAAGTGTACCCGAGACTACTTACCAGAAGATACATTATCCTTCAATGATGAGGATGCAAAAGGGATCGAACaacctcacaacgacgcactggtaatatctatccttatgaataaaattcaattTAATCGTGTGTTGGTTGATCCAGGTATCTTGGAAAATATTATTCGATCAAGGGTCGTAGAGCAACTCGGCCTTCAGGATCAGATCATGCCTGCAGCTCGAGTGCTCAATGGTTTCAACATGGCGAGTGAAACCAACAAAGGGGAAATCATATTGCCAGTGAACGTGGTCGAAACTATCCAGGAAATGAAGTTCCACGTGatcgaaggagatatgaggtacAATTCACTGATTGGAAGATCTTGGATCCATAatatgagggcagtaccttcaACGCTCCATCAAGCTTGA